One genomic segment of Pseudomonadota bacterium includes these proteins:
- a CDS encoding FimV/HubP family polar landmark protein, with protein MKRMGLARGLLAFLLLPGISLALGLGDVHLNSPLNAPLDAEIELVNATPEDLATLDAKLASKETFARYGLDWPSFMAGVTVTRDRAANGAQVLRIKSTETVTEPFLTLLIEASWARGRLVREYTVLLDPPVFAPNSVAAAPVAAPSAAPAQSSGQISRPAPQEAPSAAPVQAGGGDSYEVQRGDSLSAIARRLSASTGASTAQLMVSIYRGNSGAFEGDMNRLRAGSVLRIPGSDEIAAVSPAEASGEVRRNVGSYAGAGAAASSGRLRLVPPSEGASAGSGADNSAAVSELQGRVRDLEGQLTESKRMLELRNTELADLQAKLAASQAPSSTPAPAQTPVEAPAAQPEAATPAPLEAATPEAAAPAEQPAATQEPAAQTPAEATPDETADEGDGESIVDKLMNYWWVLAAIVALVIGLVVVRSRGNRKTAEFDDSLGRLADVGEDRLAQPPGSVSDTGRMRAPGASSIPEDILVEESGSHRALQETQDIPLTPTVRTDETISSDTAVNLDQGDPLAEADFHMAYGLYDQAADLVRIAIQREPDRRDLKLKLLEVFFVWGNKEQFLTMARELAETRGESAPGEWEKIVIMGKQIAPEDPMFGDGSGDGGAVGVDLNLDAGGGGRVDFDPFDISQRMDVTGGGNPDAVDLDLGSALRDPDATGEGLQLPNDPASGQTTREMTMKMTPAGSEAPTVEQPSLRPLDEPTIREKVEGAMRRKLSSDQTAELALDDLGLELGSLEQTDSSLGLKPIGGAPRGPDANAPTMVAGLDENSQRLLAAAAARHGGSLANGDDTQLTEHGASGTWFLTERELGGDVDLSKGRSIDPNATASMSKFEMPEEGFDISSTSRLAGIDRDNLDFPVEPTQQQPQMGRKVDLDLGGGNLDDLPGSPTEELAVPDLEPVTLSEVGTKLDLARAYVDMGDPDGARNILNEVLSEGSASQKQEAQRLLESLPG; from the coding sequence ATGAAGCGTATGGGTCTCGCCCGGGGATTGCTGGCGTTTTTGCTGTTGCCCGGAATCTCCCTTGCACTGGGCTTGGGTGACGTTCATCTGAACTCACCTCTGAATGCGCCGCTCGACGCCGAGATCGAACTGGTCAACGCCACGCCCGAGGATCTGGCGACCCTCGACGCGAAACTCGCGTCCAAGGAAACCTTCGCGCGCTACGGCCTCGACTGGCCGTCGTTCATGGCCGGCGTCACCGTTACGCGCGATCGTGCCGCGAATGGCGCGCAGGTCCTGCGCATCAAGTCGACCGAGACCGTCACCGAGCCTTTCCTCACGCTGTTGATCGAAGCGTCATGGGCACGCGGCCGGTTGGTGCGCGAATACACGGTTTTGCTCGATCCGCCGGTGTTTGCTCCCAACAGCGTGGCGGCTGCCCCAGTGGCCGCGCCATCCGCCGCTCCTGCACAGAGCAGCGGCCAGATTTCGCGGCCCGCGCCGCAGGAAGCGCCGAGCGCCGCGCCCGTGCAGGCCGGTGGTGGAGACAGTTACGAAGTGCAACGCGGCGACAGCCTGTCGGCGATCGCACGGCGGCTCTCGGCGAGCACCGGTGCCAGCACCGCACAGCTCATGGTGTCTATCTACCGCGGCAACAGCGGCGCATTCGAAGGCGACATGAATCGCCTGCGCGCCGGATCCGTGCTGCGAATTCCTGGCAGCGACGAGATCGCCGCCGTATCACCAGCCGAAGCGAGCGGCGAAGTGCGCCGCAATGTCGGCTCGTACGCCGGCGCGGGTGCTGCTGCCAGCAGCGGACGTCTGCGCCTGGTCCCGCCGAGCGAAGGCGCGAGCGCAGGTTCTGGCGCCGACAATTCCGCCGCAGTGTCCGAGCTGCAGGGGCGAGTTCGCGACCTCGAAGGCCAACTCACCGAATCCAAGCGCATGCTCGAGCTGCGCAACACCGAACTTGCCGATCTGCAGGCGAAGCTGGCTGCCTCGCAGGCGCCTTCCTCCACACCGGCTCCGGCCCAAACACCGGTCGAAGCGCCGGCCGCGCAGCCCGAAGCCGCTACGCCGGCTCCCCTCGAAGCGGCGACGCCTGAAGCCGCTGCGCCCGCGGAACAGCCGGCCGCGACGCAGGAACCGGCCGCACAGACGCCCGCCGAAGCGACTCCCGACGAGACCGCCGACGAAGGCGATGGCGAATCGATCGTCGATAAGTTGATGAATTACTGGTGGGTGCTGGCCGCCATCGTGGCGCTGGTCATCGGCCTCGTGGTGGTCCGGTCGCGCGGCAATCGCAAGACCGCCGAATTCGATGACAGCCTCGGCCGCCTGGCCGATGTGGGCGAAGATCGCCTGGCCCAGCCGCCAGGCTCGGTTTCCGACACGGGTCGCATGCGCGCGCCGGGCGCGTCGTCGATTCCCGAGGACATCCTGGTCGAGGAATCGGGCTCGCATCGCGCGTTGCAGGAAACCCAGGACATCCCGCTCACGCCGACGGTTCGCACCGACGAAACCATCAGCAGCGACACGGCGGTCAACCTCGATCAGGGCGACCCGCTGGCCGAAGCCGATTTCCACATGGCCTATGGCCTGTACGACCAGGCAGCCGATCTCGTACGCATCGCGATCCAGCGCGAGCCCGATCGCCGCGACCTCAAGCTCAAATTGCTCGAAGTTTTCTTCGTCTGGGGCAACAAGGAACAATTCCTCACGATGGCGCGCGAGCTGGCGGAAACGCGCGGCGAGTCGGCACCGGGCGAGTGGGAAAAGATCGTGATCATGGGCAAGCAGATTGCGCCCGAGGATCCGATGTTCGGCGATGGCAGCGGTGATGGTGGCGCCGTGGGCGTCGACCTCAACCTCGATGCCGGCGGCGGTGGCCGCGTGGATTTCGATCCGTTCGACATCAGCCAGCGGATGGACGTGACCGGCGGCGGCAATCCCGACGCGGTGGACCTCGATCTCGGCAGCGCGCTGCGCGATCCCGATGCGACGGGCGAGGGCTTGCAGTTACCGAACGATCCCGCGAGCGGTCAGACGACGCGCGAGATGACGATGAAGATGACCCCGGCGGGCTCCGAAGCACCGACGGTGGAGCAGCCTTCGTTGCGTCCGCTCGATGAGCCGACGATTCGCGAGAAGGTCGAAGGCGCAATGCGCCGCAAGCTGAGTTCCGATCAGACCGCCGAACTCGCACTCGACGATCTGGGTCTCGAGCTCGGCTCGCTCGAACAGACTGATTCTTCGCTGGGCCTCAAGCCCATCGGCGGCGCGCCGCGCGGCCCCGATGCCAATGCCCCGACGATGGTCGCCGGCCTCGACGAGAATTCACAGCGCCTGCTGGCGGCCGCGGCGGCCCGTCACGGCGGCAGCCTGGCCAACGGTGACGATACGCAGCTCACCGAACATGGTGCCAGCGGCACGTGGTTCCTGACCGAGCGCGAGCTCGGCGGCGACGTGGACCTGAGCAAGGGCCGCTCGATCGATCCGAACGCCACGGCGTCGATGTCCAAGTTCGAGATGCCGGAGGAAGGGTTCGACATTTCGTCGACCTCGCGCCTCGCGGGCATCGATCGCGACAATCTCGATTTCCCGGTCGAACCCACGCAGCAGCAGCCGCAGATGGGCCGCAAGGTCGACCTCGATCTCGGCGGCGGCAATCTGGACGACCTGCCGGGCAGCCCGACCGAAGAGCTCGCGGTTCCGGATCTCGAACCGGTGACGCTGTCGGAAGTCGGCACCAAGCTCGACCTGGCTCGCGCCTACGTCGACATGGGCGATCCGGACGGCGCACGCAACATCCTCAACGAAGTGCTGTCCGAAGGGTCCGCCTCGCAGAAGCAGGAAGCACAGCGCTTGTTAGAGTCGTTGCCCGGCTAG
- a CDS encoding aspartate-semialdehyde dehydrogenase: MSEEKKGYRVAVLGATGLVGETMIKVLEEREFPVAELLPLASNRSLGKRVQFRGKHIPVIDVATFDFARAQIGLFSAGGEVSREYAPKAAAAGCVVIDNTSEFRYDDDIPLVVPEVNPEAIAQYKTRGIIANPNCSTIQMLVALKPIYDAVGITRINVSTYQSVSGAGKEAVDELAAQSTALMSGNEPPKARIIPKRIAFNVVPQIDKFQDNGYTKEEMKMFWETQKILGDKTILVNATAVRVPVFFGHSEAVSIETRQKITAEAARALLRRAPGIEVLDERKPGGYPTAAIEAANRDTVYVGRIREDISHERGLNLWIVSDNIRKGAATNSVQIAEILVREHI, encoded by the coding sequence GTGAGCGAAGAAAAGAAGGGCTACCGCGTGGCGGTGCTGGGCGCCACCGGCCTGGTCGGCGAGACCATGATCAAGGTGCTCGAGGAACGCGAGTTTCCGGTGGCCGAACTACTGCCGCTCGCGAGCAATCGCTCGCTTGGCAAGCGGGTACAGTTCCGCGGCAAACACATTCCGGTCATCGACGTCGCCACCTTCGATTTCGCGCGTGCGCAGATCGGCTTGTTCTCGGCGGGCGGCGAGGTGTCGCGCGAATACGCGCCGAAGGCCGCGGCCGCGGGTTGCGTCGTCATCGACAACACCTCGGAGTTTCGTTACGACGACGATATTCCGCTGGTGGTGCCCGAGGTCAACCCCGAGGCCATCGCGCAGTACAAGACACGCGGCATCATCGCGAACCCGAACTGCTCGACCATCCAGATGCTCGTCGCGCTCAAGCCCATCTACGACGCGGTGGGCATCACGCGCATCAATGTGTCCACCTATCAATCCGTGTCGGGCGCCGGCAAGGAAGCGGTCGACGAGCTGGCCGCCCAGAGCACGGCGCTCATGAGTGGCAACGAGCCGCCGAAGGCGCGAATCATCCCCAAACGCATCGCCTTCAACGTCGTGCCGCAGATCGACAAGTTCCAGGACAATGGCTACACGAAAGAAGAGATGAAGATGTTCTGGGAGACCCAGAAAATCCTCGGCGACAAGACCATCCTGGTGAACGCCACCGCGGTTCGGGTGCCGGTTTTCTTCGGACATTCCGAGGCCGTGAGCATCGAAACCCGGCAAAAGATCACCGCCGAGGCCGCGCGGGCATTGCTCAGGCGCGCCCCGGGAATAGAGGTGTTAGACGAGCGGAAACCCGGTGGTTACCCCACGGCAGCCATTGAAGCCGCGAACCGGGACACGGTTTATGTCGGACGCATTAGGGAAGATATAAGTCACGAACGCGGACTTAACTTATGGATCGTCTCAGACAACATCCGGAAGGGAGCTGCTACGAACAGCGTCCAGATTGCCGAGATTTTGGTGCGCGAGCATATTTAA
- the aroC gene encoding chorismate synthase, translating to MSGNSIGRLFSVTTFGESHGPALGCIVDGCPPGMPLGEEDIQPEVDRRRTGTSQFVSQRREGDVVKILSGVFEGRTTGTPIGILIENTDARSRDYEKIKDRFRPGHADYTYQQKYGFRDYRGGGRSSARETVMRVAAGAIARKYLRVRFGVEISGYLSQIGDRVIDAVKPESAYDNPFFCPDPARVQELEDLMWKIRGEGDSLGAKVTTIARGVPPGWGEPVFDRLDADVAHAMMSINAVKAVEIGAGVRAAAQRGSEHRDELSPTGFKTNNAGGILGGISSGQDLLVHVTFKPTSSIQVPGETIDVAGKPVEVVTTGRHDPCVGLRATPICEAMLAIVLMDHALRHRGQNADVVASTPNITAPREGS from the coding sequence ATGTCCGGTAATTCCATAGGCCGATTGTTCTCCGTGACCACCTTTGGCGAAAGTCATGGTCCGGCACTCGGCTGCATCGTGGACGGTTGCCCGCCGGGGATGCCATTGGGCGAAGAAGACATCCAGCCCGAAGTCGATCGCCGCCGCACCGGCACCTCGCAGTTCGTTAGCCAGCGGCGCGAAGGTGACGTGGTGAAAATCCTTTCGGGCGTGTTCGAAGGCCGAACCACCGGCACTCCGATCGGCATCCTCATCGAGAACACCGACGCACGCTCGCGCGACTACGAGAAGATCAAGGACCGCTTCCGTCCCGGTCATGCCGACTACACCTATCAGCAGAAATACGGCTTCCGCGATTATCGCGGCGGTGGTCGCTCCTCGGCGCGCGAGACCGTCATGCGCGTCGCGGCCGGGGCCATCGCGCGCAAATACCTGCGCGTGCGCTTTGGCGTCGAGATCAGCGGTTATCTGAGCCAGATCGGCGACCGCGTCATCGATGCGGTGAAACCCGAGAGCGCCTACGACAATCCATTTTTCTGCCCGGACCCCGCGCGGGTGCAAGAGCTGGAAGACCTGATGTGGAAGATTCGCGGCGAGGGCGATTCGCTCGGCGCCAAGGTCACCACGATAGCGCGTGGCGTGCCGCCGGGCTGGGGCGAGCCGGTGTTCGACCGTCTCGATGCCGATGTCGCGCACGCCATGATGAGCATCAACGCGGTGAAGGCCGTCGAGATCGGCGCCGGGGTTCGCGCCGCCGCGCAGCGCGGCAGCGAACATCGCGACGAATTGTCGCCGACGGGTTTCAAGACCAACAACGCCGGCGGCATCCTCGGCGGCATCTCTTCGGGTCAGGACCTGCTGGTGCACGTCACGTTCAAACCGACTTCCAGCATCCAGGTGCCGGGTGAAACCATCGATGTCGCGGGCAAACCCGTCGAAGTGGTGACCACCGGCCGCCATGATCCCTGCGTCGGTTTGCGCGCCACGCCCATCTGCGAGGCGATGCTCGCCATCGTCCTGATGGACCACGCGCTGCGGCATCGCGGCCAGAACGCCGACGTCGTCGCCTCGACACCCAACATCACCGCGCCGCGCGAAGGTAGTTAG
- the prmB gene encoding 50S ribosomal protein L3 N(5)-glutamine methyltransferase, with protein sequence MARLFHTRTVGELIANAQRRLSRAKVFFGHGTDNARDEAAALVYHVMNLSHDSPPRVLARRATAAQQTRFEALLGRRIAERVPLAYLTHEAWFAGIPFYVDERVLIPRSPFAELIEKRFAPWIDARQVRRVLDLGTGSGCIALACAKAFPRARVDAVDIDAGALEVAQINRRRLRLTRRVRLIRSDHFAALSGESYDIIASNPPYVGRREMRGLPREYAHEPKLALESGLHGLDSVEIILRRAARHLKPRGLLVVEVGNTERALAKRFPRVPFIWLDFERGGGGVFALTREQLEKVQHVR encoded by the coding sequence CCAAGGTGTTCTTCGGGCATGGCACGGACAACGCGCGCGATGAGGCCGCGGCGCTGGTCTACCACGTGATGAACCTTTCACACGATTCACCGCCGCGGGTGCTGGCGCGGCGCGCGACCGCCGCGCAACAGACGCGCTTCGAAGCACTGCTCGGCCGGCGCATCGCCGAGCGCGTACCGCTCGCCTACCTCACCCACGAGGCCTGGTTCGCCGGAATTCCTTTCTATGTGGACGAACGCGTGCTCATCCCGCGCTCGCCCTTCGCGGAATTGATCGAGAAACGCTTCGCACCGTGGATAGACGCGCGGCAGGTACGGCGCGTGCTCGATCTCGGCACCGGTTCCGGTTGTATCGCGCTGGCCTGCGCCAAGGCGTTTCCGCGGGCGCGCGTCGACGCCGTCGACATCGATGCGGGCGCGCTCGAAGTCGCGCAGATCAACCGGCGACGCCTGCGCCTAACACGGCGTGTGCGGCTGATCCGTTCCGACCATTTCGCGGCGCTTTCGGGCGAGTCGTACGATATCATCGCGAGCAATCCGCCCTACGTGGGGAGGCGCGAAATGCGCGGTCTGCCGCGCGAGTACGCGCACGAACCGAAGCTCGCACTCGAGTCCGGACTCCACGGTCTCGATTCCGTGGAGATCATCCTGCGCCGCGCCGCGCGACACCTGAAGCCGCGCGGCCTGCTCGTGGTCGAAGTGGGTAACACGGAGCGGGCGCTTGCGAAACGATTTCCCCGCGTGCCGTTCATCTGGCTCGACTTCGAACGTGGCGGTGGTGGTGTATTCGCGCTGACGCGCGAGCAGTTAGAGAAGGTCCAGCATGTCCGGTAA